In the genome of Populus alba chromosome 11, ASM523922v2, whole genome shotgun sequence, one region contains:
- the LOC118045860 gene encoding peroxidase 27 codes for MASSKLSPCLIFLQIIFLVFVFNSASAQLKVGFYKDTCPKAEAIVKEVMDQVMKVAPSLSGPLLRMHFHDCFVRGCEGSVLLNSSTGQAEKDSPPNLSLRGYQIIDRVKTALEKECPGVVSCADILAIVARDVTVATMGPFWEVETGRRDGRVSTFSEPLTNLPPFFANISQLISMFRSKGLSVKDLVVLSGGHTIGTSHCSSFSSRLYNSTGKDGTDPTLDSEYIEKLKNKCKVGDQTTLVEMDPGSVRTFDNSYYTLVAKRRGLFQSDAALLDNSETKAYVKLQSAATYRSTFFKDFGVSMINMGRVEVLTGKAGEIRKVCSKVN; via the exons ATGGCTAGTTCAAAGCTTTCCCCATGTCTAATCTTTcttcaaatcattttcttggtaTTTGTCTTTAACTCAGCAAGTGCGCAATTGAAGGTAGGGTTTTACAAGGATACATGTCCAAAAGCTGAGGCTATTGTGAAAGAGGTTATGGATCAAGTGATGAAAGTAGCTCCTAGCCTTAGTGGTCCTTTGTTGAGGATGCACTTTCATGACTGCTTTGTTAGG GGTTGTGAAGGCTCAGTGCTTTTGAACTCCAGTACTGGCCAAGCTGAAAAGGATTCACCTCCAAATTTAAGCCTTAGAGGATATCAAATTATTGACAGAGTCAAGACCGCATTAGAAAAGGAGTGTCCTGGAGTAGTTTCATGTGCCGACATCTTGGCCATTGTGGCTAGGGATGTCACGGTTGCG ACTATGGGACCTTTCTGGGAGGTTGAAACTGGAAGAAGGGATGGAAGGGTGTCCACTTTTTCAGAGCCATTGACAAACCTGCCACCATTTTTTGCAAACATTTCTCAATTGATATCAATGTTTCGTTCGAAGGGTCTAAGCGTGAAGGACCTTGTAGTGCTTTCAG GTGGGCACACCATCGGCACTTCTCATTGCTCTTCATTCAGCTCTCGGCTTTACAACTCCACCGGAAAGGATGGCACCGATCCCACATTGGACTCAGAATACATAGAAAAACTGAAGAATAAATGCAAGGTAGGAGATCAAACTACGCTAGTAGAGATGGATCCCGGAAGTGTGAGGACATTCGATAACAGCTATTATACACTCGTAGCTAAAAGAAGGGGACTTTTCCAGTCTGATGCAGCTCTCCTTGACAACAGTGAGACAAAAGCTTATGTTAAACTTCAATCTGCTGCGACCTATAGATCTACATTCTTCAAAGACTTCGGTGTTTCCATGATAAATATGGGCAGGGTTGAAGTTCTAACCGGTAAAGCTGGTGAAATTAGGAAAGTTTGCAGCAAGGTTAACTAG
- the LOC118032692 gene encoding protein NDR1: MSTAQQLPTHHQREPKPIKRHHSAGYYVNRVRDSLTTRISKIICGIFLTLLFIGGVAVFITWLSLRPHRPRILISNFYIPGLDQPDGFENAEISFNVTARNANRAVGYYYDSVEAFVYYRDRAIGSTPLVDSFYQEPKNTTILSKVLKGATLDVNSDRWRVFRKDRARGAVVFRLDVTAMIRFKLSTWDSKRHRMHANCDVAVGRDGSILATSKNKRCPVYFT; this comes from the coding sequence ATGTCCACCGCCCAACAGTTACCCACTCACCATCAACGGGAACCCAAACCCATCAAACGCCACCATTCCGCCGGCTACTACGTTAATCGAGTCCGCGACAGCCTTACTACTCGGATCTCCAAGATTATATGTGGCATATTTTTAACCCTTCTATTCATTGGTGGTGTTGCTGTCTTCATTACATGGCTCAGTTTACGCCCACATCGTCCTCGGATCCTTATCTCGAATTTTTATATTCCGGGTTTGGATCAACCTGACGGGTTCGAAAATGCTGAGATTAGTTTCAATGTCACAGCCCGGAACGCAAACCGAGCAGTTGGGTATTATTATGATTCGGTGGAAGCCTTTGTTTACTATAGAGATCGAGCAATTGGGTCTACACCCTTAGTGGACTCATTTTACCAAGAGCCCAAAAACACAACTATTTTGTCCAAGGTGTTGAAGGGGGCCACCCTGGATGTGAATAGTGACCGTTGGAGGGTATTTAGGAAAGATCGTGCGCGTGGAGCGGTTGTTTTTCGATTAGATGTAACGGCCATGATTCGATTTAAGCTGTCCACGTGGGATAGTAAGCGCCATCGGATGCATGCCAATTGTGATGTTGCTGTTGGCCGAGATGGGTCCATCTTGGCAACTTCTAAAAATAAGAGATGCCCTGTATATTTCACTTGA